The sequence below is a genomic window from Synechococcus sp. PCC 7335.
AGGGAAGCGGGTCTGCGCTATGCTTCTGAGCCGCTAGTGAAGGTGCAGCAGGTAGTAGAGAGGGGGCAGAAGACAGACAGTGGCCAAACGATTTGAGCTGAAAGGAATGCCTTCGGCGATGTTCTTCAAAGCAGGAGGGTTGGTCGCGTTGAGAGGCATCAAACCCTACAAAAACTAAGTGATGCGATGACTTGACTGTTATGAAGGCTGTGACAACGAAACTGCCATAGACTCATTTTTGAGGTGGGTTTTTTCCTTGCACTTACCTTACGCTTCAATTACGATGCTGCTTAGAGTGCAGGATATAGAAAAAGTTACCCACGCTGCTTACGGTTTTCTATAGAAGATATCACTCTTCCTGTCTTATTACTACAGCTATGCGTTATTTCCTCAAGCGTTTCAGTGTTGCTCTTAAGTCGCTAGCCCTTTTCAGAGGAATTATGGCGCTGACGATTGTTCTAGCAGTATTCACCGAGAAAAGTGACGCCGACTCATCGATAATCGCACTTCAAACTTCGCCCTTTTTGAACGGTCTCTTAGCGTTATTGGTCAGCGTTCTGGGGCTGCTGCTACTAGTGGGCTACCGCACTAGGCTGGTGTCGGTTCTTTGTTTTCTCGCCTGCGGTCTAGCTACTCTCCTGGGCGTTGGGCAGTTCGGGTTGATTAGTGGAGTCCTGTTGCCGATTTTGTTCTGGAGCTGCTTCTTACCGTTGGGAGCGGCGTATTCGCTCGACAGCGCTATGAATACAGCAAAAGTTTTACTGCCCCCCGCCATTGTTTCTGGTGCTACGGTCGTGCTTATGGTTCAGCACAGCCTCAACTATTGGCTACCTAAAGCGCTGTTTTGGTCAACACTTGTTGAGACCACAGAACCTGGAGCAGTTGGGAACATCCGTAGCCTACTCTGGGTTATAGGACTTTTGTCGCCTTTGTTTGTGCTGATTTCTCTGCGTCTGAACTCCCATCGTTCTGTCTTAGTCGCGGTGTTCGTTTGTATCCACGTGATCGCGATCTTAGCCTTGGGTCAGCCAACAGTATTGCACCTGTTGGCGATCGCCCTTTGGACAATCTATCTTCCCTATTCCTTTTGGGAAGCTTTGGCGGAGTACGTCAGCAACCCAGCGCGGCAAGGAATATCAATCTACTACGATGCGGATTGCGGATTTTGCAAGAAGGTTGTTCACGTTCTGCGGACGCTCTTGGTTTTGCCTAGTGCGCCACTGGCCACCGCGCAAAGTGATCCTTCTATCTGCGCAGATATGGAAAGCTACAACTCTTGGGTGGTGGTTGACTGGCAGCAGAAGCGCCACTTTAAGTTTGAAGCGATCGCATACATATGCAGCCTGTCTCCCGTCTTTCAAGTGGTAGCGCCTATTCTGAGATGGCAACCTGTAATGAACGTGGGGACACGCTTTTACGAGGCGATCGCCAACAATCGCAGAAAGGCTGGTTTGCTGACGAAACCGCTAACGTTTCACGCTAGTCCTATAACATCGTCTCGGCTAGAGAACTGGATAGTTGGTCTGTGTTCTGTAACCTACTTTGCATCGCGTTTGCCCCTGTTGATTGAAGCGTTCAAGCTCTCGCCCTAAAGCATTGACGCAATTGAGGTCTACCTTACGAATTCATCAGGCTCAGACACAAATAGGAAGGTTTTGCACGTCGCCTATGTATAGGACAAAAGTTTGGAGAACCAAAGTTTAGAAGTATGCTGAAGCTAAGCACTGCCGCTGTCAAATGCAATACTTCTAGCGCTGCAAACATAGGCATAAGCAATGGATTCTTCATTCTTCTAGTCAGTAGAGGTGAACTGATGTGGAACGCACCAACTCATATCGATAAAGAAGCACCAGAAAGCTACCTTAGGTAGCGGTATCATTTCTAAACGTTGATAATACACAAACAATAAGACAAGTATGAGCCGCACTGATTTACGTATCGTGTCTTTGATCCCAAGCGCTACAGAGATTGTTGCGGCACTAGGCTACGAAGATTGTTTGGTTGGGCGATCGCATGAATGTGATTATCCTTCTAGCGTACAAGCGCTGCCGGTCTGCACCGAACCTAAATTCGATCCTGTCGGGACTAGTGGCGAAATTCATCGGCGCGTTACTGATCTACTCAGCTCAGCACTCAGCGTCTACAGAGTTAAAACAGAAGTTCTTGCGAAGCTGCGCCCCACCCATATTATTACCCAAGCCCAATGCGAAGTCTGTGCCGTTAGCCTTAGCGATGTAGAGCAAGCTGTTATGGAACTTGTCGAATCAAAAAATAGGGAAGCAGGTTCGCCAATTCAGATCGTCTCGCTACAGCCTGAACGACTTGCAGACCTGTGGACAGACATGACACGAGTCGCTTCTGCACTCAATAGTTCCTCTGAAAGGAGAGCCGCCGCCGAGCAAACTATCGCTCAGCTAAAAGAGCGTTTGTCTGCAATCAAACTAGAGCCTTCACTCGAAGAGACCTTACCGACGGTAGCTTGTATCGAGTGGACTGCTCCGCTGATGGCTGCGGGTAATTGGGTTCCAGAACTTGTCGGCATAGCGGGCGGTTCAGACTGCCTTGGCAAAGCAGGCCAGCATTCCAACTGGATAAGCTGGGAGGATCTTCTCGCCGCCAACCCAGATATCATTATCGTTTTGCCCTGTGGCTACGATCTTCTCCAAACCCGCAAGGCCACTGAGGAGATGTCCAAGCACGCTTACTGGCAGCAGCTAAAGGCCGTCAAATCTCAAGACGTATACATAACAGATGGCAATCAATACTTCAATCGGCCAGGTCCTCGTCTAGTCGAATCAGGCGAAATTCTGACAGAAATCATTCAAAAACTGCCTGTAGATCCAAGGCGACAGCCTACAGGTTGGCAGAACTGGTATGGTAGAGACTGCTAATTTTCGTTATTCGGGAGTCGGACTATGTATCTACTGATGCAAGAAGGAGTAGCTGAGGCTACAGGTGGTGTGCCTTATTCTTTGTTTTTAAACATTGTAGGTGTTGTTGGATTCATAGCAGCCGTAGGAATTGGATCGGTCGCGTGGTACAACTCCAAGCGTCCCACCGGATGGGAAGGTAATGAACGTCCTGATATCGTGCCAGAAATCAAAAAAGACTAGCAAGTATCGGCGAGTAATTGAGTTGGAATGAACCGCTCATCATCTTGTCTATCCGTATACCTACCTTTATTGAAAACTATCGGTTAAGGAAAACTAATGATAGATAGACTAAACTTATATGCTTTGGATATTGCCATCTAGTTTTGTTATGTATAGACTGTCAATAGTTTCGAGTATATCTTTTAGCTAGGTGACTGCTATGAACACTGTTGCTATTGCGCAAACAACGCTTCCAACTGTTGAACTACAGCCTCGCATCCCTGTATCTACTTTCGAGAACCGTCTGAAAGCCGCTTTAGAACACGCCCGCCGTCTGACTGAAATGCATGGTTACTATAGTACTGAAGTAGCGATCGCTTGGGAGACGGTGGAGGAGCTAGAGACTGCCAAATCACGTTTACCTATCCCGTCATGTCAGGCTTCTTTTGACGACTACTGCGCCGAAAATCCCGAGGCACTTGAGTGCCGAAGCTATGATTGCTAGTGGATGTATTTCAAACAATCAGCGTTTTACTATTTAATTGCATTCGAATACTCTTCCAATCAGTTGTCATATAATATAGAGCGCAAGGCTAGAATTCTCCCACCTTGAGGATTTTGGCCTTTTCTGTTGTTATAGCAAGCCTTCTTTGTTGTTGTGACAGATGTTTTAGCGAAGCAAGAATGCGTGTTTACTTTGCCGAGATGAGCATTCTCTTGCTCGTTGCATGGCGCAAGGATAAAGTTGTTTGTTGCTCTGTAACGGTTATAGCCGGTGAGTGTGTCCCAATCAACTCTACAAAAGCTATGTTCAAAAGATGATCGCAGCTCAATCATAGTGAGAGAAGATCGTAAAAACAAGTCACTCATATCAGGACACACTTCGGAATTTTGCCCCTGAACAGATACGACTTAGTTAAGCATCGGAACAGCTCAAAAAGAATTGAGAGAAGGTTGCAAAGAAAATGACGGTAAAGCTGCGAAACTAGTTAAGTCAATCAACTAAGCTTATTCTTTTAACGATAACTCATAGGCTAAAGTTATGAATGCATTATGCAATTGGAATTTTACATATCTCTTAACCTACGACAAGATAAGTTCATCGATAACTAAACGGTAATCCCGTATGTAGGAGAGAAGTTTGATGGTTGCATTAGTTGATACCTCTCGTCTTGATACCTCCGATTCGCTTACATTGCATCCAGTCCCGTCTTGTCCACGCCTCACGCTTCAGACTGCTGAGATTGCTGCCGATACAACAGCCTTACGTTGTCTTGACTGGGATCGAAACAGATTCGATATCGAGTTTGAACTCAAAAACGGCACGACTTACAACTCTTTTCTTATTCGTGGTGAAAAGACTGCACTGGTTGACACTTCCCATAGCAAGTTTCGCCAGCAGTATGTGGAGTACATTCTCCGAAATGTTGATCCGCAAGCACTTACCTACCTAATTGTGAATCATACCGAGCCAGATCACAGCGGCCTGATTGAAGATATCTTGGCTTGGGCACCTCACATTGTTGTTGTAGGCTCTAAAGTAGCCATTCAGTTTCTGACGAACATGATTCACCAGCCCTTCAATACGTTGGTGGTCAAGAGCGGTCATACATTAGATTTAGGAAAAGGGCATGAGCTGTCGTTTGTATCTGCGCCAAACTTGCATTGGCCGGATACTATTTTCACTTATGATTCACTAACTCGTGTGCTCTACACCTGCGACGTATTTGGAATGCACTATTGCGACGATATGCTTCTAGATGAGTCGCCTCATCTACTCCAGGAAGATTTTCAATATTACTATGATTGTCTCATGGGTCCAAATGCTCGCTCGGTGCTGATGGCGCTTAAGCGAATTGCTAAGTTCCCTGTTGATCTGATTGCGACTGGACATGGCCCTTTGCTAAAACACCATCGAGAAGCGTGGGTCGAACAGTATCGTAGTTGGAGTGAGAATCAAGCTAAAGCTGAGACATTTGTTGCACTGTTCTATATGGAAGACTATGGGCATAGCGATCGCATCGTCAAAGTGATCGCTGAGGGCATTACCAAAGCGGGCGTTGATGTAGAGCTTGTTGAAATGTCTGTTGCTGATGCTCATGAAGTGCGAGCCTTAGCGAATAGTGCCAATGGTATCGTGATAGGTATGCCGCCTCAGCAAGAACAAGGCGTTGCCATGCATCCTGCTTTAAGCACGTTGTTAACTTCTGTAAGTCAAAACCAATCTGTTGGTCTGTTCGAGACAGGCGGCGGCCGTGATGAACCTATCTATCCCCTGCGCAATCAACTCCAGGCGATAGGCCTAAAAGAAGCCTTTACCCCTATCGTCATCAAGCAGATCCCCAACGAAGTGACCGATCAAATCTGTAGCGAAGCTGGCGTTGATTTGGCCCATCAGCTAACGAGAGACAAAACAATCAGACGAAGCAAACAAATTGACTCCAATTTGAACAGAGCCTTAGGACGGCTCAGCGGCGGTCTCTACATTGTGACTGCCCAAAAGGGCGATGTCTCTGGTGCTTTACTTGCATCTTGGGTCATGCAGGCTAGTTTTGAACCTTTGGGGATTGCCATATCTGTTGCCAAAGATCGAGCAATTGAATCCATCTTACAAAGTGGCGATCACTTCGTACTCAATATTCTAGAAGAAGGCCACTATCAACCGCTGATGAAACACTTTCTCAAGCGGTTTGCACCAGGCGCAGATCGATTTGAGGGGATAGAAACCTATCCAGCAACAAACGGCGCTCCTATTTTGGCAAAAGCCCTAGCTTATATAGAATGCGATATCACCTGCCGATATGAATGTAGCGACCACATGATTGTCTATGCCACCGTACAAGCCGGGCGAGTTGCCAAAAGAGAAGGACTCACAGCAGTTCATCACCGTAAAGCAGGCAACCACTACTAAGTTGCAAGATTACCAGTTGCAAGATTATCGAGTGATTATTAGTGGTTCATTTACCATGAACCCCACCACCACTGACTAAAGCCAACCATTTGCCAAAACAGAAAGACTAGAAACTCTCGGAATTAGCGAGCGATCAAGTCCTTCACACAACCAGATGACTTCCCCCAAGGATATCTATGCGCTAACTTTTTTTGACTGTCTTTTCTGCTAACTGTCCGCTAACTGCGCAGAAGCATTCTATCAGGATTGCTCTACTACCCAAGGATTACTTTCATGCTGTTACCAATCGCTCAATCTCCACCATCTACAACACACTTAGATCATGCGTCTTCAGCTCAATCATTCGCAACAGAATCTTCTCCATCGCCTGCACATGATGTGCAAATCGCTTCTATCGGGGCAGAGACAACTGTTCTAAGATCGCGTGCTTGGGAAAGACTCAAATTCGAGGTAGAGTATAGCCGCCGTCAGGGTACTACCGCTAATGCCTATCTCATCCAAAGTGATCGCACAGCCTTGATCGATCCGCCTGGAGCATCTTTTACGTCTATCTTTCTTCAGGCCATTCAGCCTTATTTAGAAGAAACGCCACTCGATTATATTGTCGTTAGCCACGTCAATCCTAACCGGATGGTCACGCTAGCGGCTCTGCTAGAGCAACAGCCTGAAGCGGTCATCATCTGTTCTCGTCCTGCTGCGCAAGCAATTGAAGCGGCGTTTCCTAACGGAGTTGCCAATGGGAAGCAGGTTCGAATCCAACCTATCTTGCCACCGTTGTTTAATTTAGACTTGGGCCGGGGGCACTGCCTGCAGCTTCTCACGATTCCCACGCCTCGGTGGCCAGATGGACTGTGTACTTATGATCCACTGAGCCAAACACTCTTTAGTGACAAACTGTTTGGCGTTCACATATGTGATGAATCACTATTCGATGAGCAGTGGCGATCGCTAGAAGCCGATCGGCGCTACTATTTTGACTGTCTTCACGCCACCCAAACAAAACAGGTAGAGGCCGCTCTAGATCATATCGATCGGCTCACACTCAAGTGCTTAGCGCCTGGGCACGGCTCGCTAGTACGCTATAGTCTTAGCCGATTAAAGGATGACTACCGGCTCTGGTGTCACCAGCAACGCCAACAAACTCTAAAGGTAGCTCTGCTCTACGCTTCGGCCTATGGCAATACTGCCACACTAGCGAGCGCGATCGCTCAAGGCCTCATCCATTCTGATGTTGCCGTTGAACTGATCAACTGTGAATCGGTTGAACAAGCAGAACTCACTCGCATTGTCGAATCGAGCGATGGCTTTATCATTGGTTCGCCGACCCTAGCTGGACATGCACCTGTGCAGATTCAAACTGCGCTAGGGACGGTACTATCCTCAGCGGTTAAAACTAAGCTCGCGGGTGTATTTGGCTCATACGGTTGGAGCGGAGAAGCCATTGACATGCTTGAGCAAAAGCTAAGAGACCATAACTATCGGCTTGGCTTCGAGACGCTTCGAGTTCGCTTTAGTCCTCAACCGGAAACGCTACAGGCTTGCGCTGAAGCTGGCATTCAGTTTGCCCAACAGCTTAGAAAGCAGAAGAAAAAGCAAGTCCCTCGACAGGCTATCACTGAAGTGCAAGCTGGGCGTACCGAGCAGGCAGTAGGTCGAATTGTCGGATCTATCAGCGTGCTGACTACGCGCCAAGGCGATCACCATAGCGGTCTGCTGGTAACTTGGGTATCACAAGCTACGTTCAGCCCACCCGGTATTATGATGGCGATCGCTTCAAACGATGCCGCCCAGTACCTAGGTCAGCCAGATACTCCATTTGTACTCAATCTTCTCAAGGAAGGGCGATCGCTCAGACGGCATTTTCAGCCCAGCAGCCAAAGCGTTTCGCAATCAACCAGTGACTTTAGCCAGGTCGAACACCGAGTCGCCGATAACGGCTGTTTGATTTTAGATGGGGCGTTATCGTATCTAGAATGTACGGTCCAAGGCCATATAGACTGCGGCGATCACCATATCGTCTATGCAGTTGTCGATGCTGGAGACGTGCTGGCAGCCGAAGGCATAACGGCTATCCAACACCGAAAATCAGGTAGTCAATACTGATGATTGCGCTCATTTGATGGGTATTAGTGACCAGCGCGATTGAAGCTTAGAAACGCCTTAAGAACTCAAAGCGCAACCAAGCACGCCTGAGTGGTTTGAGTATCTAAGGCCAACTTAATCTGTTGTAGTTTCTCTTCTACAGCTCCGCTTTCTAGCATTGACCTTGCTAGCTCAAACCCTTGTTCTATGCTGCTTACTCGGCTAGCTCGCCAGAGGTAAAAGCCGCTGTTCCAAATTGCAGAGCAGCTAATCTCATTCGTTCTTCCGGCGATCGCGGCTTGATAGTCTAGCCATAGTCTTTCAAGGGAAGGGATAGCTGGGTCGCTACCCTCAAAGCCATAGTCTTTTGGGTGAAGTAAAAGGCGTTCAGTTTTTAGTTTTCCGGCTTCTAGCTGATTGAGACTGATGATAGCCGTGCGATCGCGAGCCACATCACAGCTGCCTTCTAGTCCTTTTACGGTTGTAAAAAGATTAATCCCTCGCTCAGTAAAGGCAACTTGTGTTCTTTCTTCAGTCGGTGGATGAACGTAGCCGCTGACTACATTTTGACGACCGCTATAAGGTGACCACATAATTTCAACAGTCGCTAGCGTTGGCCTTTTGCCAATTTGCTCGCGATAGTCAACTAACGCTTCAGCTAAAGGAAAGAAAATAGGCTGATAGACAAATCCTAATCCTGTCTGAGCAAAAACGGTTTGTAGCTGTTCGAGGGTAGATAAAGCTGTCCAATCGAGGCCAATTGCATTGAAAACCTCGATCAAAGGTAGACCGTGTTTGGTAGGCATTCTGCCGCTGCCATGAAGAATAACCGGCGCATCGGCGGCTACTAAGATCAGAGCGGTGAGTGGATTGATTGGAGCGGTGCGCGATCGCCCATCATAAGGATTACAAAAGACAGTGACTGGATACACACTATCGATTGCCTTCAGCCTAGGTCCAAGCGCGTCATAGCTATCGAGCATACCTGCTAGCTCAATAGGAGTTGGGCGCTTAATTCGATGGGCAATCATGAACGCTCCGATCTGTGCAGGCGTTGCGGCCTGTTGCAACATCATTTCAGTCGCATCTGCTGCCTCTTCTCGGCTCAAAGACTTCGACGTGTGAGTTCCACTGCCTACTTTCTTAAGCAGATCTCTAAACAAAATATGCTGTTCATCCGTTAGTCGGTTGCTCATAGGCAGAAAGGTCCGCAAGGTGGCTAAGAAGGCAGCTTGGAAAGAAAGCGATTGCCTTCAGGCATCCTAACGCTAGTTAGCGCCGGTTGCTCAGCATCCAAAGAAGCAGAGTGTGGGCCGCTCTCTGTAGCCATCTTATCGATGTCCCTGAAGCGCTTAGCTACCTGCTGGGAAACCAGCTCACAAAATTGTTGTATGGGTGGAATCATCAGCCGGTCATGAGTCGTGACCATGACAACTTTTCGCGATAGGGCGGGTGCCCCAATCGGGCGGACTACCAAATCGGGATCGTGACGGCTTTCAGTTAGCGCTGACTGTGGCAAAAGTGCGATTAGTTCCCCTTGACGAACGACCCCACGAAACGCGTCTAGGGTATTAAGCTCTAAGGCAACCTTGAGTTCTTGTCCGTACTCTCTAAACTGACTTTGCACAACGCGCTGCATACCATAGCCATCTTTAAACACCACTTGCGGAAAACGAGCAATCTCAGACCAGGGCACGACATCATGTTCAGACAAAGGATGTCCAGCGGCCATCAATAGCTCTATAGGCTCTTCATACAGCGGCGTGACAACCATTTCTTGGTTGCTTGTTAGTAGCGGATTATGCATGACAATCGAGATGTCGACTAGGCCATCGCGGAGGACTTTGAGCGCGCGATCGCTTCCTAGTGCAGTGATCCGTAGCTGTACGTTAGGATGGCTCTGACAAAATTGAGTCACAATCGGCGGCAGCAGGTAAGCACAGACAGAATGAATGCCTGAAACACACAATTCAGTCTGCTTACCATTCACAAGGTCTTCGATTTCTTGCTGAGCCTGCGTCCATTCCTTACAGATACGAATCGCCCTAGGCTTTAGGCTATCGCCCGCTAGCGTCAGCTTGACCTGTCCCGCTCGATGAAATAGCGGTACGCCCAGATCTTCTTCAATAGAGCGCACCTGGCGGCTGATTGTCGATTGAGTCACACTACATTGACGAGCGGCCGCTTGAAAGCTACCCGTATCGGCAACCGCCAAGAAAGCCTGCAACTGTTCTAAACGCATAGGGGCAAATGAAACGGGGGCTATGCTGTTGTTGAAAAGTTCGAGAGGACCCCTACCCTAGTCACACAAACCGCATACCCTAATGTAAAACATGCAACTCAACCGTTTTGTAAGGGTTGCTACCTAGCCACAAAGCGATACCGTACTACTTGACTGAAATCTAATCAGCTAGCTCACTCCACAGATCGCAGTTTTGTCGAATGCTAGACCAATCACCGTTTCCTAGTATGAGATGATCTAGCAAAGGAATCCCTAGCAGCTTTGCCCCATCGAGCAGTTGGCGAGTCAAGACAATATCTTCGCTGCTGGGCTCTAAATTTCCAGAAGGATGATTATGAGCAACAATAATCCTAGTAGCACCTCGCTTGATGACTTCACGGAAAATATCTCTCGGGTGAGCAATTGTCTCTGTTGCCGTACCGACACTAATCACCTTACTACCGATGATACGGTGCTTGACATCTAGTAACAGTACTGCAAATCTCTCCTGCAGCTGCCACATGAGTTCGTGGCTAAGCGCGGCGGCTGCAACAGAAGGATCATCGACAACAGTCATACTAGGTGGCTGACTTTGCAAGACTCTTCTTCCTAGCTCTATCGCAGCGAGAATCGTCGCTGCTTTAGCCGGTCCTACACCAGAAATCTTCATGAGCTCTTCAGCAGTGATATTTCTAAGTATTGGCAAGCCATCACCCTCAGGGTGTTCTTTCCCTAACTCTTGCAACAGAA
It includes:
- a CDS encoding DCC1-like thiol-disulfide oxidoreductase family protein, giving the protein MALTIVLAVFTEKSDADSSIIALQTSPFLNGLLALLVSVLGLLLLVGYRTRLVSVLCFLACGLATLLGVGQFGLISGVLLPILFWSCFLPLGAAYSLDSAMNTAKVLLPPAIVSGATVVLMVQHSLNYWLPKALFWSTLVETTEPGAVGNIRSLLWVIGLLSPLFVLISLRLNSHRSVLVAVFVCIHVIAILALGQPTVLHLLAIALWTIYLPYSFWEALAEYVSNPARQGISIYYDADCGFCKKVVHVLRTLLVLPSAPLATAQSDPSICADMESYNSWVVVDWQQKRHFKFEAIAYICSLSPVFQVVAPILRWQPVMNVGTRFYEAIANNRRKAGLLTKPLTFHASPITSSRLENWIVGLCSVTYFASRLPLLIEAFKLSP
- a CDS encoding cobalamin-binding protein, which gives rise to MSRTDLRIVSLIPSATEIVAALGYEDCLVGRSHECDYPSSVQALPVCTEPKFDPVGTSGEIHRRVTDLLSSALSVYRVKTEVLAKLRPTHIITQAQCEVCAVSLSDVEQAVMELVESKNREAGSPIQIVSLQPERLADLWTDMTRVASALNSSSERRAAAEQTIAQLKERLSAIKLEPSLEETLPTVACIEWTAPLMAAGNWVPELVGIAGGSDCLGKAGQHSNWISWEDLLAANPDIIIVLPCGYDLLQTRKATEEMSKHAYWQQLKAVKSQDVYITDGNQYFNRPGPRLVESGEILTEIIQKLPVDPRRQPTGWQNWYGRDC
- the psb35 gene encoding photosystem II assembly protein Psb35, with translation MYLLMQEGVAEATGGVPYSLFLNIVGVVGFIAAVGIGSVAWYNSKRPTGWEGNERPDIVPEIKKD
- a CDS encoding Calvin cycle protein CP12, giving the protein MNTVAIAQTTLPTVELQPRIPVSTFENRLKAALEHARRLTEMHGYYSTEVAIAWETVEELETAKSRLPIPSCQASFDDYCAENPEALECRSYDC
- a CDS encoding diflavin flavoprotein, with amino-acid sequence MVALVDTSRLDTSDSLTLHPVPSCPRLTLQTAEIAADTTALRCLDWDRNRFDIEFELKNGTTYNSFLIRGEKTALVDTSHSKFRQQYVEYILRNVDPQALTYLIVNHTEPDHSGLIEDILAWAPHIVVVGSKVAIQFLTNMIHQPFNTLVVKSGHTLDLGKGHELSFVSAPNLHWPDTIFTYDSLTRVLYTCDVFGMHYCDDMLLDESPHLLQEDFQYYYDCLMGPNARSVLMALKRIAKFPVDLIATGHGPLLKHHREAWVEQYRSWSENQAKAETFVALFYMEDYGHSDRIVKVIAEGITKAGVDVELVEMSVADAHEVRALANSANGIVIGMPPQQEQGVAMHPALSTLLTSVSQNQSVGLFETGGGRDEPIYPLRNQLQAIGLKEAFTPIVIKQIPNEVTDQICSEAGVDLAHQLTRDKTIRRSKQIDSNLNRALGRLSGGLYIVTAQKGDVSGALLASWVMQASFEPLGIAISVAKDRAIESILQSGDHFVLNILEEGHYQPLMKHFLKRFAPGADRFEGIETYPATNGAPILAKALAYIECDITCRYECSDHMIVYATVQAGRVAKREGLTAVHHRKAGNHY
- a CDS encoding diflavin flavoprotein; translated protein: MLLPIAQSPPSTTHLDHASSAQSFATESSPSPAHDVQIASIGAETTVLRSRAWERLKFEVEYSRRQGTTANAYLIQSDRTALIDPPGASFTSIFLQAIQPYLEETPLDYIVVSHVNPNRMVTLAALLEQQPEAVIICSRPAAQAIEAAFPNGVANGKQVRIQPILPPLFNLDLGRGHCLQLLTIPTPRWPDGLCTYDPLSQTLFSDKLFGVHICDESLFDEQWRSLEADRRYYFDCLHATQTKQVEAALDHIDRLTLKCLAPGHGSLVRYSLSRLKDDYRLWCHQQRQQTLKVALLYASAYGNTATLASAIAQGLIHSDVAVELINCESVEQAELTRIVESSDGFIIGSPTLAGHAPVQIQTALGTVLSSAVKTKLAGVFGSYGWSGEAIDMLEQKLRDHNYRLGFETLRVRFSPQPETLQACAEAGIQFAQQLRKQKKKQVPRQAITEVQAGRTEQAVGRIVGSISVLTTRQGDHHSGLLVTWVSQATFSPPGIMMAIASNDAAQYLGQPDTPFVLNLLKEGRSLRRHFQPSSQSVSQSTSDFSQVEHRVADNGCLILDGALSYLECTVQGHIDCGDHHIVYAVVDAGDVLAAEGITAIQHRKSGSQY
- a CDS encoding anthranilate phosphoribosyltransferase family protein, which encodes MSNRLTDEQHILFRDLLKKVGSGTHTSKSLSREEAADATEMMLQQAATPAQIGAFMIAHRIKRPTPIELAGMLDSYDALGPRLKAIDSVYPVTVFCNPYDGRSRTAPINPLTALILVAADAPVILHGSGRMPTKHGLPLIEVFNAIGLDWTALSTLEQLQTVFAQTGLGFVYQPIFFPLAEALVDYREQIGKRPTLATVEIMWSPYSGRQNVVSGYVHPPTEERTQVAFTERGINLFTTVKGLEGSCDVARDRTAIISLNQLEAGKLKTERLLLHPKDYGFEGSDPAIPSLERLWLDYQAAIAGRTNEISCSAIWNSGFYLWRASRVSSIEQGFELARSMLESGAVEEKLQQIKLALDTQTTQACLVAL
- a CDS encoding LysR family transcriptional regulator: MRLEQLQAFLAVADTGSFQAAARQCSVTQSTISRQVRSIEEDLGVPLFHRAGQVKLTLAGDSLKPRAIRICKEWTQAQQEIEDLVNGKQTELCVSGIHSVCAYLLPPIVTQFCQSHPNVQLRITALGSDRALKVLRDGLVDISIVMHNPLLTSNQEMVVTPLYEEPIELLMAAGHPLSEHDVVPWSEIARFPQVVFKDGYGMQRVVQSQFREYGQELKVALELNTLDAFRGVVRQGELIALLPQSALTESRHDPDLVVRPIGAPALSRKVVMVTTHDRLMIPPIQQFCELVSQQVAKRFRDIDKMATESGPHSASLDAEQPALTSVRMPEGNRFLSKLPS
- the radC gene encoding DNA repair protein RadC; translated protein: MTYSLRVADMPSSERPRERLLAYGAKRLSAAELIAIMLGTGQGRGKLSAVGLGHFLLQELGKEHPEGDGLPILRNITAEELMKISGVGPAKAATILAAIELGRRVLQSQPPSMTVVDDPSVAAAALSHELMWQLQERFAVLLLDVKHRIIGSKVISVGTATETIAHPRDIFREVIKRGATRIIVAHNHPSGNLEPSSEDIVLTRQLLDGAKLLGIPLLDHLILGNGDWSSIRQNCDLWSELAD